Proteins encoded by one window of Cydia fagiglandana chromosome Z, ilCydFagi1.1, whole genome shotgun sequence:
- the LOC134678080 gene encoding periodic tryptophan protein 1 homolog, producing MEENTPTVSLVSCMHFVRRGVAKEVPEKIELTEKELEKIIKQTADELRLTERGEDVSDDEAEAGPSSARPPPENPNDEFDFEKYDEEDSTNPVGIGTVATLPNLGDLGDNVQIRTDGPDSDEEDDIIKPSDNLLLVGHVESDASVLEVYIFNKEEDSFYVHHDIVLPWFPLCIEWLSHDPSDTKPGNLCALGGMDPVIQVWDLDIENCLEPAFKLGRKPNKKKKTKRVGHKNAVLDMSWNRNFTHVLASGSADNTVLLWDLDQGTPHTKLDYFQDKVQSLSFHLHEPQTLLSGSCDGAARVSDCRDAAAHRAWRLGPEIERVAWDPHNPYCFAMSNNEGRVAYVDVRHDQPVWELAAHDKEVTGLILSEIPGLMVTVSTDGKLKTWDIQRSPPAQVSERASRVGQALCAAACPEAPFSLALGGDNKECFIEMLDLTANEQVSSLFEPRAAAAAPAAGATAMET from the exons ATGGAAGAAAATACACCTACTGTTAGTTTGGTCTCCTGTATGCACTTTGTGCGCCGCGGGGTAGCCAAAGAAGTTCCTGAAAAG ATCGAGCTGACAGAAAAAGAGCTtgagaaaattataaaacaaactgCAGATGAGTTGCG tttaaCAGAGAGAGGAGAAGATGTATCGGACGATGAGGCTGAGGCAGGTCCCAGCTCTGCCCGACCTCCTCCCGAGAATCCCAATGATGAGTTTGATTTTGAAAAGTATGATGAAGAGGATTCAA CTAACCCAGTGGGCATAGGAACTGTAGCAACTTTACCCAACTTGGGAGACTTGGGTGACAATGTCCAGATTAGG ACAGACGGGCCGGACAGCGACGAGGAGGATGACATCATCAAGCCCAGCGACAACCTGCTGCTCGTCGGCCACGTGGAGAGCGACGCCAGTGTTCTTGAAGTCTACA ttttcaaCAAAGAAGAAGATTCCTTTTACGTACACCATGACATCGTTCTGCCGTGGTTCCCACTGTGCATCGAGTGGCTGAGCCACGACCCTTCAGACACCAAACCAG GTAATCTTTGCGCCTTGGGTGGCATGGACCCAGTCATCCAGGTGTGGGACCTGGACATCGAGAACTGCCTCGAGCCGGCCTTCAAACTCGGCcggaaacccaacaaaaagaaGAAGACCAAGAGAGTTGGCCATAAAAACGCTGTCTTGGACATGTCTTGGAATAGAAATTTTAC TCATGTTTTGGCTAGTGGGTCCGCTGACAACACAGTGCTGTTGTGGGACCTGGACCAGGGAACCCCCCACACGAAGCTGGACTATTTTCAGGATAAA GTGCAGTCTCTGAGCTTCCACTTGCACGAGCCGCAGACGCTGTTGTCGGGGAGTTGCGACGGCGCGGCGCGCGTGTCGGACTGCCGCGACGCGGCGGCGCACCGCGCCTGGCGGCTCGGCCCCGAGATCGAACGCGTCGCCTGGGACCCCCACAACCCCTACTGTTTTGCA ATGAGCAACAACGAAGGGCGCGTGGCGTACGTGGACGTGCGGCACGACCAGCCCGTGTGGGAGCTCGCGGCGCACGACAAGGAGGTCACAG gtcTCATCCTTAGCGAAATTCCCGGCCTAATGGTTACCGTCAGCACGGACGGCAAACTCAAGACTTGGGACATTCAAAG GTCGCCGCCGGCGCAGGTGAGCGAGCGCGCGAGCCGCGTGGGGCAGGCGCTGTGCGCGGCCGCCTGCCCCGAGGCGCCCTTCTCGCTGGCGCTGGGCGGCGACAACAAGGAATGCTTCATCGAGATGCTCGACCTCACCGCCAACGAACAAG TATCAAGCCTGTTCGAACCTCGAGCCGCGGCCGCAGCGCCTGCGGCCGGCGCCACCGCCATGGAGACGTAG